In the Brassica napus cultivar Da-Ae chromosome A7, Da-Ae, whole genome shotgun sequence genome, one interval contains:
- the LOC106421877 gene encoding mucin-17-like, whose protein sequence is MNETPSSPIAPKSIETPVYTPSQTQQIEREPSDDTPALDTQRETQTSTDETTPKTNQGEGKPDDEIVIESPAAQTQVLQKETLEMNETPSSPISPKSIEAQVFTPIQKQQTVTEETYEATQPLTEIISANNKKEDTHAVHYRPSSPLSSLIALVIEENKNALSETETATQYFSTSEGEHSQSSRKNQEEEYLKDTTEATTELVSTDVSKTQPLTPQTQHLQTSEGDQSDETPSEQNQAEENLKDTTEPTTELVSTDVSKMPPITQQTEHLQTSAIDFSETNEVEVSRLLAHFQIGAEVEILSTDDEIWYPGKVVDLKLCEGLEELTVEYTTLFTDQHRLQKLQDTITADKIRPATPTSDQKSFEMMDKVEAFYNNGWSSGQISMVLGDNTYSVCLYTSMETILFKHSDLRIHREWKDGVWKMADKVKPDKKRKAAASSQNSGLDNVFLRRSERVPKRSRDTKTPFKSDRNPALTVIPEIIPAVDPFSTPAENKLSRLQNWMTLKPGMHET, encoded by the exons ATGAATGagacaccttcttctccaataGCTCCAAAGAGTATTGAAACTCCCGTTTATACTCCAAGTCAGACTCAGCAG ATTGAGAGAGAGCCATCGGATGACACGCCTGCCCTTGATACTCAA AGGGAAACACAAACCTCTACTGATGAAACGAcacccaaaactaatcaaggagaaggaaaaccagatgatgag ATTGTGATTGAGTCACCTGCTGCTCAGACTCAAGTTTTGCAAAAAGAAACACTGGAAATGAATGagacaccttcttctccaatatCTCCAAAGAGTATTGAGGCTCAAGTTTTTACTCCAATTCAGAAACAGCAg acgGTAACAGAGGAAACGTATGAGGCTACACAGCCATTGACTGAGATCATTTCAGCAAACAATAAAAAG GAGGATACACATGCTGTGCATTACAGACCTTCCTCTCCATTGTCTTCACTAATTGCACTAGTtattgaagaaaataagaatgctttg AGTGAGACAGAAACTGCGACCCAATATTTTTCTACAAGTGAAGGAGAGCATTCACAATCAAGCaggaagaatcaagaagaagaatatcTCAAGGATACTACAGAAGCTACTACTGAGCTAGTTTCCACAGATGTTTCGAAGACACAGCCTCTTACTCCGCAAACACAGCACCTTCAGACAAGTGAGGGAGATCAATCCGATGAGACACCATCAGAGCAGAATCAAGCAGAAGAAAATCTCAAGGATACTACAGAACCTACTACTGAGCTAGTTTCCACAGATGTTTCGAAGATGCCGCCTATTACTCAGCAAACAGAGCATCTTCAGACAAGTGCTATAGATTTTTCAGAAACAAACGAG GTTGAAGTAAGCAGGCTTCTAGCTCACTTTCAAATAGGCGCAGAGGTTGAGATTTTGTCTACTGATGACGAAATATGGTATCCAGGAAAGGTTGTTGATCTTAAACTGTGTGAAGGACTAGAGGAGCTGACAGTTGAGTACACGACACTCTTCACAGACCAACATAGACTTCAGAAACTTCAGGATACTATCACGGCTGACAAAATACGTCCTGCAACACCAACTAGTGACCAAAAATCCTTTGAGATGATGGATAAGGTAGAAGCCTTCTACAACAATGGCTGGAGCAGCGGACAAATTAGCATGGTACTTGGTGATAACACATACTCGGTGTGTCTCTATACTTCTATGGAAACTATTCTATTCAAACATTCAGATTTGCGAATTCATAGAGAATGGAAAGATGGAGTCTGGAAGATGGCAGATAAG GTGAAGCCTGATAAGAAAAGGAAAGCTGCTGCCTCATCACAAAATTCAGGATTGgataatgttttcctaagaagGAGCGAGAGGGTGCCTAAACGATCTAGAGACACAAAAACTCCATTCAAGTCTGACAGAAATCCGGCTTTAACTGTAATACCTGAGATTATACCTGCAGTTGATCCGTTTTCAACTCCTGCGGAAAATAAGCTTTCAAGGCTTCAAAATTGGATGACATTAAAGCCCGGCATGCATGAAACGTAA
- the LOC125576720 gene encoding uncharacterized protein LOC125576720 translates to MPRNAHPGREHIIAEEQRREFSFGICEKCTGYDISGKRGLHCAPEVNSKRCANHLENKSKFELQGYPLVFLLWILESIPLLRNKFSKCVPTVEVPGPTYLCEKYTEIENPSLDRVLQVEADTKLKVHCILPSIPHDPEDDISIEDKYSDELETVKDVTKKGYKITADDWENRCVDTFDTLDALIQMMANKETGQASTPIDEDSVNEKVNRIITVMEENLKSMKDRMSLLEEENIHLRARVSELEGNSNVFPTNVTQKRSSGTPLSPMSHTQPSSGTPLSPMSHTQPSSETPLSPMSQQPNLTHEETMIESAASPKSQQNEDYTQSSSETPLSPMSQQPNLTNEDTMNESDDETPALDTQVFSPNLTKEVYAQ, encoded by the exons ATGCCTCGCAATGCTCATCCTGGTAGAGAGCATATTATTGCGGAAGAGCAAAGGAGGGAGTTTTCCTTTGGAATATGCGAAAAATGCACAGGATATGACATATCGGGGAAAAGAGGCTTACATTGTGCTCCTGAAGTCAATTCAAAACGCTGTGCGAATCATTTGGAGAATAAATCCAAATTTGagttgcaaggttatcctctagTATTCCTTCTTTGGATACTAGAGTCGATTCCTTTGCTAAGGAATAAGTTCAGTAAGTGTGTACCAACAGTTGAGGTTCCTGGGCCGACTTACTTGTGTGAAAAATACACTGAGATAGAGAATCCATCACTTGATAGGGTTTTACAGGTTGAAGCTGATACAAAG CTGAAGGTCCATTGCATACTACCTTCTATTCCTCATGATCCAGAAGATGATATCTCCATTGAAGACAAATATAGTGACGAGTTGGaaacagtgaaagatgtaaCAAAGAAAGGGTACAAGATTACAGCCGATGACTGGGAAAATAGGTGTGTAGACACATTTGACACATTGGATGCTCTTATTCAAATGATGGCAAATAAGGAGACTGGCCAAGCTTCTACTCCGATTGATGAGGATTCAGtaaatgaaaaagtgaacaggatCATCACGGTAATGGAGGAGAATCTGAAGAGCATGAAGGATCGAATGTCATTActggaagaagaaaacatacaTCTTAGAGCTCGTGTGTCAGAGTTGGAAGGAAACAGCAATGTTTTTCCCACTAACGTGACACAAAAG CGATCCAGTGGgacacctttatctccaatgtctcacaCGCAACCATCCAGTGGgacacctttatctccaatgtctcacacgcaaccatcgagtgagacacctttatctccaatgtctcaacagcctaatttgacacatgag GAGACAATGATTGAATCAGCTGCATCTCCAAAGTCTCAACAAAATGAG GATTACACGCAATCATCGAGTGAGacgcctttatctccaatgtctcaacagcctaatttgacaaatgag GACACAATGAATGAATCAGATGATGAAACTCCTGCCCTTGATACTCAAGTATTCTCTCCTAATCTGACaaaagaggtatatgctcaatga
- the LOC106447285 gene encoding SRSF protein kinase 3-like produces the protein MSCSSSSGSEEDDEGFDSYRKGGYHAVRIGDQFSGGRYIAQRKLGWGQFSTVWLAYDTHTSSYVALKIQKSAQHFSQAALHEIELLQAAADGDTENTKCVVRLIDDFKHAGPNGQHLCMVLEFLGDSLLRLIKYNRYKAMELNKVREICKCILTGLDYLHRELGMIHSDLKPENILLCSTIDAAKDPIRSGLRPILEKPEGNQNGAATMNLIEKKLKRRARRAVAKISGRRVSIVGLSETPTKTVRSLDGIDVKCKVVDFGNACWADNKFAEEIQTRQYRAPEVILQSGYSFSVDMWSFACTAFELATGDMLFAPKDGNGYGEDEDHLALMMELLGKIPRKIAIGGARSKDYFDRHGDLKRIRRLKYWPLDRLLTDKYKLPEAEAREFADFLCPILAFEPEKRPTAQQCLQHPWLNLRAQNNEDHVEGQMSNLQIKG, from the exons ATGTCGTGTTCATCCTCGTCTGGATCAGAAGAAGACGATGAGGGCTTCGATTCGTACCGTAAAGGTGGATATCACGCCGTTAGAATCGGAGACCAGTTTTCCGGTGGGCGTTACATTGCTCAGAGAAAGCTTGGTTGGGGCCAATTCTCCACCGTTTGGCTTGCCTATGATACTCACACCTCT AGTTATGTTGCTTTGAAGATTCAAAAGAGTGCCCAACATTTTTCTCAAGCTGCACTTCACGAGATCGAACTTCTTCAAGCTGCTGCTGATGGGGATACCGAAAATACCAAATGCGTTGTTCGCCTTATCGATGACTTCAAGCACGCAGGTCCCAACGGGCAGCATTTATGCATGGTGCTCGAGTTTCTTGGCGATAGCTTGCTCCGTTTGATTAAATACAATCGGTATAAAGCCATGGAGTTGAATAAAGTGCGGGAGATATGCAAATGTATACTGACCGGTCTAGATTATCTGCATCGTGAACTCGGTATGATCCACTCCGACTTAAAACCCGAAAACATTCTTCTCTGCTCCACCATCGACGCTGCAAAGGATCCCATCAGATCCGGACTAAGACCGATACTAGAAAAACCCGAGGGAAACCAAAACGGTGCAGCAACCATGAATCTGATtgagaagaagctgaagaggaGGGCAAGAAGAGCGGTTGCTAAAATATCAGGAAGAAGAGTTTCCATAGTGGGTTTAAGTGAGACACCGACAAAGACCGTGAGAAGTTTAGATGGGATTGATGTGAAATGCAAAGTTGTGGACTTTGGGAACGCTTGTTGGGCTGATAACAAGTTTGCGGAAGAAATACAGACAAGACAGTACAGAGCTCCTGAGGTAATACTTCAATCAGGCTACTCTTTCTCTGTTGACATGTGGTCTTTCGCTTGTACCGCTTTCGAGCTTGCCACAGGTGATATGCTTTTCGCTCCAAAAGATGGAAATGGTTATGGAGAAGACGAG GACCACCTTGCTCTTATGATGGAACTATTAGGAAAAATACCTCGGAAG ATTGCCATTGGAGGTGCGAGATCAAAGGATTACTTTGACAGACATGGGGACCTAAAGAGGATCCGGAGGTTGAAATATTGGCCACTGGACCGTTTACTGACCGATAAGTACAAGCTGCCTGAAGCAGAAGCACGCGAATTTGCGGATTTTCTTTGTCCGATTCTTGCTTTTGAGCCAGAGAAACGACCTACTGCTCAACAATGCCTGCAGCATCCTTGGCTGAATCTCAGGGCGCAGAACAATGAAGACCATGTTGAAGGTCAGATGAGTAACTTGCAGATCAAAGGTTGA
- the LOC106447276 gene encoding pentatricopeptide repeat-containing protein At2g17525, mitochondrial, with amino-acid sequence MLRISNLSTSSRYVAVTTRIRLQLRFLCSPSPPPSPSPSSVPSDDHIVRLILDQKSPSGALQTFQWASTFPGFTHSPSTYRALFHKLCSFRRFETVYQLLDEMPNSIGSLPDDAIFITIVRGLGRAKLTKRVINVVDLVSRFGIKPSVKVFNSILDVLVREDIDIAREFFRRKMMASGIQGDEYTYGILMKGLCLTNRIGDGFKLLQIMKTRGGVAPNAVIYNTLLHALCKNGKVGRARSLMSEMKEPNDVTFNVLISAYCNEQKLVQSMVLLEKCFGLGFVPDVVTVTKVMGVLCSEGRVAEALEVLERVEGKGCKVDVVACNTLVEGYCAVGKVRVAQRFFEEMERKGYLPNVETYNLLINGFCEAGMLDSALDVFNDMKTDAVRRNFATFNTLVKGLSVGGRVNDGLKILELMEESENVRGARVDPYNSVIYGFYKENRWEEALEFLLKMENLFPRAVDRSFKLISLCEKGSVDDVKTAYDQMIGEGGVPNVVVSHCLVHRFSQEGYMEETLELINDMVTRGYLPQSSTFNAVILGFCKQDRVMNGMKFLEDMAERGCVPDGESYNPLLGELRVKGDFQKAWLTFSRMVEKSIVPDSSMWRSLMYCLSQETAFNINIATLLEDIIKT; translated from the coding sequence ATGCTGAGAATCTCAAATCTTTCGACATCTTCTCGATACGTGGCAGTGACCACAAGAATACGGCTTCAACTACGTTTTCTCTGCTCACCTTCTccaccaccatcaccatcaccatcttcTGTGCCTAGCGATGACCATATCGTCCGTCTCATCCTAGACCAAAAATCACCTTCAGGAGCTCTACAAACTTTCCAATGGGCCTCCACTTTCCCTGGCTTTACCCACTCTCCCTCCACATACCGTGCTCTCTTCCACAAGCTCTGTTCTTTCCGCCGTTTCGAAACCGTCTACCAACTGCTCGACGAAATGCCTAACTCTATCGGTTCCCTTCCAGACGACGCTATCTTCATAACCATCGTCCGAGGGTTAGGCCGCGCTAAACTAACCAAACGTGTGATCAACGTCGTTGATCTGGTCTCAAGATTTGGAATCAAACCATCAGTAAAAGTTTTCAATTCGATTCTTGATGTATTGGTGAGAGAAGATATTGACATAGCCAGAGAGTTCTTCAGAAGGAAGATGATGGCTAGTGGGATCCAAGGTGATGAGTACACATACGGGATCTTGATGAAAGGTCTTTGCTTGACGAACAGGATTGGCGATGGTTTCAAGCTTCTTCAGATCATGAAGACGCGCGGCGGTGTGGCTCCAAACGCTGTGATTTATAACACTTTGCTTCACGCTCTTTGCAAGAACGGGAAAGTTGGGAGAGCGAGGAGTTTGATGAGTGAGATGAAGGAGCCGAATGATGTGACTTTCAACGTCTTGATATCTGCTTACTGCAACGAGCAGAAGTTGGTTCAGTCGATGGTGTTGCTGGAGAAATGCTTTGGTTTGGGGTTTGTTCCTGATGTTGTGACGGTGACTAAAGTGATGGGAGTTTTGTGCAGTGAAGGACGTGTAGCCGAGGCGCTCGAGGTTTTAGAGAGAGTGGAAGGAAAAGGATGTAAAGTCGATGTTGTAGCTTGTAACACTTTGGTAGAAGGGTACTGTGCGGTGGGGAAAGTAAGAGTTGCTCAGCGCTTCTTTGAAGAGATGGAGAGGAAGGGTTACTTGCCTAATGTGGAAACGTACAATCTGTTGATTAATGGGTTTTGTGAAGCTGGAATGTTGGATTCAGCTCTTGACGTTTTCAACGATATGAAAACGGATGCGGTTAGAAGGAACTTTGCTACATTTAACACGTTGGTAAAAGGGCTATCAGTAGGAGGGAGGGTTAACGATGGTTTAAAGATATTGGAACTGATGGAGGAAAGCGAGAACGTACGTGGGGCGAGAGTTGATCCTTACAATAGCGTTATCTATGGCTTTTACAAGGAAAATCGATGGGAGGAAGCTCTGGAGTTTTTGCTAAAGATGGAGAATCTGTTTCCAAGGGCTGTTGACAGAAGCTTCAAGTTGATAAGTTTATGCGAGAAAGGCAGTGTGGATGATGTGAAGACAGCGTATGATCAAATGATCGGAGAAGGAGGAGTTCCTAACGTGGTAGTATCACATTGCTTGGTTCATAGATTCAGCCAAGAAGGCTATATGGAAGAAACACTTGAGCTTATAAACGACATGGTGACCAGAGGCTATTTGCCTCAATCGTCAACATTCAATGCTGTCATTCTCGGGTTCTGTAAGCAAGATAGAGTCATGAACGGCATGAAGTTTTTGGAAGACATGGCTGAAAGAGGTTGCGTACCTGATGGGGAAAGCTACAATCCGTTGCTAGGAGAATTGCGCGTGAAGGGTGATTTTCAGAAGGCTTGGTTGACTTTCTCACGAATGGTGGAGAAGAGTATCGTCCCTGATTCTTCTATGTGGCGTTCACTGATGTATTGTCTCAGCCAGGAAACCGCGTTCAACATAAACATAGCCACCTTGTTGGAGGACATAATCAAAACGTAA
- the LOC106447259 gene encoding protein PIN-LIKES 5-like — MGFWSLLEVASMPVIQVLFISVVGAFLATDRCKLFPVEARNSMNKVVFVLFAPALMFANLAQTVTLEDMISWWFMPVNMGLTFLIGGILGWIVVKILKPPPYLEGLIVATCSSGNMGNLPIILVPAICDEDKSPFGNRSVCRTVGLSYASFSMALGGFYIWTYTFRLIKGSAMKFKDIEESEQKAIRSSNSDLEADRKTHLLGAPEETLVKQETGFWRKGVDFLHEILEELRAPPSVGAIIGFIFGAVTWLRNLIIGDDAPLRIVQTTAKLLGDGTIPCMTIILGGNLIQGLRSSAVKPVVVLGIVCVRYILLPIIGIGIVKSAESFGFLPADPLFQYVLMLQFTLPPAMNIGTMTQLYNVGQDECSVLMLWTYLVAILALTVWSTIFLHLLV; from the exons ATGGGTTTTTGGTCATTGTTGGAGGTGGCTTCTATGCCAGTGATTCAAGTTCTCTTCATAAGTGTTGTTGGAGCTTTCTTGGCCACTGATAGATGCAAGCTCTTCCCTGTCGAAGCTCGCAATTCCATGAACAAG GTGGTGTTTGTACTATTTGCACCGGCTCTCATGTTTGCAAATCTGGCTCAGACAGTCACACTTGAGGACATGATCTCATG gtggttTATGCCGGTGAATATGGGACTTACATTCTTAATCGGAGGAATTCTTGGTTGGATTGTTGTCAAGATTCTGAAACCACCTCCTTATCTTGAAGGCCTTATTGTTGCAACTTGTTCTTCAG GAAATATGGGAAACCTACCAATCATACTTGTCCCAGCAATCTGCGACGAGGACAAGAGTCCATTTGGTAACCGAAGTGTATGCAGAACCGTTGGACTCTCTTACGCGTCTTTCTCCATGGCG CTAGGGGGTTTCTACATATGGACTTACACGTTCCGGCTTATAAAAGGGTCGGCAATGAAATTCAAAGACATAGAGGAGTCTGAGCAAAAAGCAATTAGATCATCTAATAGTGACTTAGAGGCTGATCGCAAGACCCATCTCCTGGGTGCCCCTGAAGAGACGCTGGTTAAACAAGAGACAGGGTTTTGGAGAAAAGGAGTagacttcctccatgagatATTAGAGGAGCTTCGTGCACCACCTTCAGTTGGTGCA ATTATAGGTTTCATCTTCGGTGCGGTTACATGGCTCAGAAACCTTATCATAGGTGATGATGCTCCTCTAAGAATAGTCCAAACCACAGCTAAACTCCTTGG AGATGGAACTATCCCTTGTATGACAATTATATTAGGGGGCAACCTCATTCAAG GTTTACGTTCTTCTGCTGTCAAACCGGTGGTTGTGCTTGGAATAGTCTGTGTTCGGTACATACTTCTCCCAATCATCGGTATAGGTATCGTAAAATCAGCTGAGAGTTTCGGGTTTCTTCCAGCAGATCCTCTGTTTCAGTATGTTTTAATGCTTCAGTTCACTCTCCCACCTGCCATGAATATCG GTACAATGACACAGCTGTATAATGTTGGACAAGACGAGTGCTCAGTGCTCATGCTTTGGACATACTTGGTCGCCATTCTGGCCCTCACTGTGTGGTCCACAATCTTCCTTCATTTGTTGGTCTAG